From a single Micromonospora pallida genomic region:
- a CDS encoding sensor histidine kinase, which produces MPVAVPPRRLPAVLSSVLPWVGVAAQPVVVLYAPMAETGGGLGFGDWWIPMRYLLPALVVALPAGLLPRRPLVALGLMLAGATVVTLTVNSAEASYLSDIWYLQFLVVDVTVGVVTASRSRRLALPATVLVLVVQIVVAFVNPGTDPVNRAVLSILAIVTAATVGSSVRARRRYAATLRSHAAAEAVTAERLRIARELHDMVAHSIGVIAIQAGVGARVIDTQPAQARAALRTIEATSRDTLAELRRTLGALRRPASASSLDPTPGLDDLDRLVAAGADAGVRVDLRRVGRAEAVPDDIGLAVFRIVQEAVTNVVRHAGTDTCRVVVEQRADELGVEVVDDGRGGPVGGEGHGIVGMRERVGLLGGQFTAAPGPDGGFRVAVRLPLPAAVTR; this is translated from the coding sequence ATGCCTGTCGCCGTGCCGCCGCGCCGCCTTCCGGCCGTCCTGTCGTCGGTGCTGCCCTGGGTGGGCGTCGCCGCGCAACCCGTCGTCGTGCTCTACGCCCCAATGGCGGAGACCGGCGGCGGACTCGGATTCGGCGACTGGTGGATCCCGATGCGCTACCTGCTGCCGGCCCTGGTGGTCGCCCTTCCCGCCGGTCTGTTGCCGCGACGCCCCCTGGTCGCCCTCGGGCTGATGCTCGCCGGAGCGACCGTGGTCACCCTGACGGTCAACTCCGCCGAGGCCAGCTATCTCTCCGACATCTGGTACCTGCAGTTCCTCGTGGTGGACGTGACGGTGGGCGTGGTCACCGCGAGCCGCTCCCGCCGGCTCGCCCTGCCGGCCACCGTGCTGGTGCTCGTGGTGCAGATCGTCGTGGCCTTCGTCAACCCCGGCACGGACCCGGTGAACCGCGCCGTCCTCTCGATCCTGGCGATCGTCACCGCCGCGACGGTGGGCAGTTCGGTGCGGGCCCGACGCCGTTACGCCGCAACGCTGCGGTCGCACGCCGCCGCCGAGGCGGTCACCGCCGAGCGGCTGCGCATCGCTCGGGAACTGCACGACATGGTGGCCCACAGCATCGGGGTCATCGCCATCCAGGCCGGTGTGGGCGCCCGGGTCATCGACACCCAGCCGGCGCAGGCGCGGGCCGCGCTGCGGACCATCGAGGCCACCAGCCGGGACACCCTCGCCGAGCTCCGGCGCACGCTCGGCGCGTTGCGTCGCCCGGCGTCCGCGTCGTCGCTGGATCCGACGCCCGGCCTGGACGACCTGGACCGGCTGGTCGCCGCCGGGGCGGACGCCGGGGTCCGGGTCGACCTGCGCCGGGTCGGGCGGGCCGAAGCCGTACCGGACGACATCGGCCTGGCCGTGTTCCGCATCGTGCAGGAGGCGGTCACCAACGTGGTGCGGCACGCCGGCACCGACACCTGCCGGGTGGTGGTCGAGCAGCGTGCCGACGAGTTGGGTGTGGAAGTGGTGGACGACGGCCGGGGTGGGCCGGTCGGCGGCGAGGGGCACGGCATCGTCGGCATGCGGGAGCGCGTCGGGCTGCTGGGCGGTCAATTCACCGCGGCTCCCGGTCCCGATGGAGGTTTCCGGGTCGCCGTACGGCTGCCCCTGCCGGCGGCGGTGACGCGGTGA
- a CDS encoding ABC transporter ATP-binding protein, translated as MIRLTSLTRRYGRTTAVHDLTLTVRSGHVTGFLGPNGAGKSTTLRMILGLTAPTSGTVTVDGVRFRDRPRGLRHVGALLDAADVQGGRGAEAHLRALARSNGIPRSRVDATLREVGLAGVARRRVGGFSLGMRQRLGIAAALLGDPPVVLFDEPFNGLDPEGVRWVRGLFRELAGQGRTVFVSSHLMSEMEHCVDRLVVIGRGRLLADQSLAEFAATSGGSTVSVRTPQEGALTARLTAEGGVVRAEDDGTVTVTGLSAARVGDLAAAHRIPVHELVTRTPSLEQAFMALTATSVEHRAGEVAR; from the coding sequence ATGATCCGACTGACCTCGCTGACCAGACGGTACGGCCGCACGACGGCCGTCCACGACCTGACCCTCACCGTGCGCTCCGGTCACGTGACCGGATTCCTCGGCCCCAACGGGGCCGGCAAGTCCACCACGCTCCGCATGATCCTCGGTCTCACCGCGCCGACGAGCGGCACCGTCACGGTGGACGGTGTCCGGTTCCGGGACCGGCCACGCGGGCTGCGCCACGTCGGCGCGCTCCTCGACGCGGCCGACGTGCAGGGCGGACGCGGTGCCGAGGCACACCTGCGCGCCCTGGCCCGCAGCAACGGCATCCCGCGTTCCCGGGTCGACGCGACGCTGCGCGAGGTGGGCCTCGCCGGGGTGGCCCGGCGGCGGGTCGGCGGATTCTCACTCGGCATGCGGCAACGGCTCGGAATCGCCGCCGCGCTCCTCGGTGACCCGCCGGTGGTGCTCTTCGACGAACCGTTCAACGGGCTGGACCCGGAGGGGGTGCGCTGGGTGCGCGGCCTGTTCCGGGAGCTGGCCGGTCAGGGACGGACGGTCTTCGTCTCCAGCCACCTGATGAGCGAAATGGAACACTGCGTCGACCGGCTCGTCGTCATCGGCCGGGGACGGCTCCTCGCCGACCAGAGCCTCGCCGAGTTCGCCGCGACGAGCGGTGGGAGCACCGTGTCCGTCCGCACCCCGCAGGAAGGCGCGCTCACCGCCCGGCTGACCGCGGAGGGCGGCGTGGTCCGGGCCGAGGACGACGGGACGGTCACGGTGACCGGCCTGAGCGCGGCACGGGTCGGCGACCTCGCCGCCGCCCACCGGATCCCGGTGCACGAGCTGGTGACCCGTACCCCCTCGTTGGAACAGGCGTTCATGGCGCTGACCGCGACCAGCGTCGAGCACCGCGCCGGGGAGGTGGCCCGATGA
- a CDS encoding ABC transporter substrate-binding protein, which translates to MRRRAVIGTTLAAAITLGLTACGGGDDAAASNTVRVTLVNHVWSENIKKALPEFEKQSGLKVEVTQLGEDQLSDQYNVKLNAGSSDLDVMMYRPLQEGKLFASNKYLADLTDKAKSDGAFEFGDFQAGPVQATTHEDKVVGVPIITEQEVLYYRKDLLEKSGFTAPPTTLDQLKAQAAKVEADNPGVAGFVSRTGKAAAVTQFSSFLYSFGGDFVDASGKASVNTEQAKQAYAYYGGLLREHGPENVSTDMSWSEAMAIFTQGKAAFYTEANSLYKNATDPAKSKVSDTVGFAAFPAGPAGSKPYNIPSWALGINDASKNQDNAWKFIQWAAGKEQALAQQKAGVPGARASVWANPEGTATFPKDLAEATTASTANGVGHDRPLVVKVAQAREIVGQPIVDAITGKDSAASADAANEAFQKFLDDEAK; encoded by the coding sequence GTGAGACGTCGAGCAGTCATCGGCACCACCCTGGCGGCGGCCATCACCCTGGGCCTGACCGCCTGCGGCGGCGGGGACGACGCCGCAGCGTCGAACACCGTGCGCGTGACGCTGGTGAACCACGTGTGGAGCGAGAACATCAAGAAGGCCCTGCCGGAGTTCGAGAAGCAGTCGGGCCTGAAGGTAGAGGTCACCCAGCTCGGCGAGGACCAGCTCTCCGACCAGTACAACGTCAAGCTGAACGCCGGGTCCAGCGACCTCGACGTGATGATGTACCGGCCGTTGCAGGAGGGGAAGCTGTTCGCCTCGAACAAGTACCTCGCCGACCTGACCGACAAGGCCAAGTCGGACGGCGCGTTCGAGTTCGGTGACTTCCAGGCCGGACCGGTGCAGGCCACCACGCACGAGGACAAGGTGGTCGGCGTACCGATCATCACCGAGCAGGAGGTCCTCTACTACCGCAAGGACCTGCTGGAGAAGTCGGGCTTCACCGCCCCGCCGACGACCCTCGACCAACTCAAGGCGCAGGCGGCGAAGGTCGAGGCGGACAACCCGGGCGTGGCGGGCTTCGTGTCCCGCACCGGCAAGGCGGCCGCCGTGACGCAGTTCTCCAGCTTCCTCTACAGCTTCGGCGGCGACTTCGTCGACGCGAGCGGCAAGGCCTCGGTCAACACCGAGCAGGCCAAGCAGGCGTACGCCTACTACGGCGGGCTGCTGCGGGAGCACGGCCCGGAGAACGTCAGCACCGACATGAGCTGGTCCGAGGCGATGGCGATCTTCACTCAGGGCAAGGCGGCGTTCTACACCGAGGCCAACTCGCTCTACAAGAACGCCACCGACCCGGCCAAGTCGAAGGTCTCCGACACGGTCGGCTTCGCAGCCTTCCCCGCCGGCCCGGCCGGCTCCAAGCCGTACAACATCCCCTCCTGGGCGCTCGGCATCAACGACGCCTCCAAGAACCAGGACAACGCCTGGAAGTTCATCCAGTGGGCGGCCGGCAAGGAGCAGGCACTGGCGCAGCAGAAGGCCGGCGTGCCCGGCGCCCGCGCCTCGGTGTGGGCGAACCCGGAGGGCACGGCAACCTTCCCGAAGGACCTCGCCGAGGCCACCACGGCCAGCACCGCCAACGGCGTCGGACACGACCGTCCGCTGGTGGTGAAGGTCGCCCAGGCGCGGGAGATCGTCGGTCAGCCGATCGTCGACGCGATCACCGGCAAGGACTCGGCCGCCTCGGCGGACGCGGCCAACGAGGCGTTCCAGAAGTTCCTCGACGACGAGGCGAAGTAG
- a CDS encoding sugar kinase, whose protein sequence is MSVPDLLTLGESMVSLRSTGPLAVGGSLTMHLAGAESNVAVGVARLGHRAVWVGRVGTDEFGEYVLRQLRAEGVGVDGVTRDPDRPTGLMVLERRTADLTRAQYLRAGSAGSALSVDHLRAPLAAGARLLHLTGITPALSDTARAATGWAAETAANAGIPVCLDVNYRARLWSRDTARAVLTPLAGHASIVVASADELDLLGEPGADESAVVADLFRRGVHTVLVKLGADGARAHTPDGVRHAGALTVTAVDTVGAGDAFTAGYLSGWFDGLDLPGRLRRAATLGAFVVSSPGDWEGLPRRAELSLLDGHETGSVIR, encoded by the coding sequence ATGAGCGTGCCGGATCTGCTCACCCTCGGCGAGTCCATGGTGTCGCTGCGCTCGACCGGACCGCTCGCCGTCGGTGGGTCGCTGACCATGCACCTCGCCGGCGCGGAGTCCAACGTGGCGGTGGGGGTGGCCCGGCTGGGTCACCGGGCCGTCTGGGTCGGCCGGGTCGGCACCGACGAGTTCGGCGAGTACGTGCTGCGGCAGCTACGCGCCGAGGGCGTCGGTGTCGACGGGGTGACCCGGGACCCCGACCGGCCGACCGGCCTGATGGTGCTGGAGCGGCGCACCGCCGACCTGACCAGGGCGCAGTACCTCCGGGCCGGTTCGGCCGGCTCCGCGCTGAGCGTCGACCACCTGCGGGCGCCGCTGGCCGCCGGAGCGCGGCTCCTGCACCTGACCGGAATCACCCCGGCGTTGTCCGACACCGCGCGCGCGGCGACCGGGTGGGCGGCCGAGACCGCCGCGAACGCGGGAATCCCGGTGTGCCTGGACGTCAACTACCGCGCCCGGCTCTGGTCGCGCGACACCGCACGTGCGGTGCTCACCCCGCTGGCGGGCCATGCCTCGATCGTCGTCGCCTCCGCCGACGAACTGGACCTCCTCGGTGAGCCGGGGGCCGACGAGTCCGCCGTCGTGGCGGACCTGTTCCGGCGGGGCGTGCACACGGTGCTGGTCAAGCTGGGCGCGGACGGCGCCCGCGCGCACACCCCGGACGGCGTCCGGCACGCCGGGGCGCTGACCGTGACCGCCGTCGACACCGTCGGCGCCGGGGACGCGTTCACCGCCGGTTACCTGTCCGGCTGGTTCGACGGACTCGACCTGCCCGGTCGGCTGCGCCGCGCGGCCACCCTCGGTGCGTTCGTGGTCTCCAGTCCCGGCGACTGGGAGGGACTGCCGCGGCGCGCCGAACTGTCCCTCCTGGACGGGCACGAGACGGGAAGCGTCATCCGCTAG
- a CDS encoding ABC transporter permease: MTTADHRNTAAGRGGVDAARGSGDTRPATATGPVRFQDLVAAEWIKLWSLRSTWGALGLILLATVGFAVHASLDTRRRWADWPADRRDVLNPLWDAFPQQTPLFVVLAASSLGAVAVGGEYASGMFRTTFAAVPARGSVAAAKLAVLTAATTALGLLGSATAFGVSQAILAGRGGMSVGEPGALRAIVASALLVPLCTLVGAGLGALVRHTAPAIVTAATVLLLLPTAVDDDERWTALLRHSMPVPAWQRLIERGDAPPWVDIAHRATVGGAWATYAGWALVATLVTVLVVRRREP, encoded by the coding sequence ATGACCACCGCCGACCACCGGAACACCGCCGCCGGCCGGGGTGGCGTCGACGCTGCTCGGGGCAGCGGCGACACCCGCCCGGCCACGGCGACCGGGCCGGTCCGCTTCCAGGACCTGGTCGCCGCCGAATGGATCAAGCTCTGGTCGCTCCGGTCGACCTGGGGCGCCCTCGGGCTGATCCTGCTCGCCACGGTCGGGTTCGCTGTCCACGCCAGCCTCGACACCCGCCGCCGGTGGGCGGACTGGCCGGCTGACCGTCGGGACGTGCTGAACCCCCTGTGGGACGCGTTCCCCCAGCAGACGCCGCTCTTCGTGGTGCTCGCCGCGAGCAGCCTCGGCGCGGTCGCGGTCGGCGGCGAGTACGCCTCCGGGATGTTCCGGACGACCTTCGCGGCGGTCCCGGCGCGCGGGTCCGTGGCCGCCGCGAAACTCGCCGTGCTGACCGCCGCCACCACGGCCCTGGGGCTACTCGGTTCGGCGACCGCCTTCGGTGTCTCCCAGGCGATCCTGGCCGGACGGGGTGGCATGTCGGTCGGTGAGCCGGGCGCGCTGCGGGCGATCGTCGCGTCCGCGCTGCTGGTCCCGCTCTGCACTCTCGTCGGCGCCGGGCTCGGCGCACTGGTGCGTCACACCGCGCCCGCGATCGTCACCGCCGCGACCGTCCTGCTCCTGCTGCCCACTGCGGTCGACGACGACGAACGGTGGACCGCCCTGCTCCGGCACTCCATGCCGGTGCCCGCCTGGCAACGTCTGATCGAGCGCGGCGACGCACCCCCCTGGGTGGACATCGCCCACCGGGCCACGGTCGGCGGCGCGTGGGCCACGTACGCCGGCTGGGCGCTGGTGGCCACCCTGGTCACCGTGCTGGTCGTCCGGCGACGCGAGCCCTGA
- a CDS encoding carbohydrate ABC transporter permease produces MKLRRPYKIFRTVALTLVVLSLMAPLIWMIAASFKTNVDIYDTDKAFAFSPTLDNYANVLQQANYVQFIGNSLWVAFAATVLSLLLGVPAAYSMSRFNMKKSALVVLMARVIPGVSLLVPWYYVFSNLQMVGGFTVLVLSHMFVSLPLIVYIMMGYFDGLPTELEEAALVDGLTHIEAFRRITLPLSVPGIATAGILSFIFSWNNFMFALVLSGADTKTLPVAIFDFVGYASIDWGGLMAAATVVTLPIMLIALFVQKYVVSGLTAGATKG; encoded by the coding sequence ATGAAGCTGCGCAGGCCGTACAAGATCTTCCGGACGGTGGCGCTCACCCTGGTGGTGCTGTCGCTGATGGCGCCGCTGATCTGGATGATCGCCGCCTCGTTCAAGACGAACGTCGACATCTACGACACCGACAAGGCGTTCGCCTTCTCCCCCACGCTGGACAACTACGCCAACGTGCTCCAGCAGGCGAACTACGTCCAGTTCATCGGCAACAGCCTCTGGGTGGCGTTCGCCGCCACCGTGCTCTCGCTCCTGCTCGGGGTGCCCGCCGCGTACTCGATGAGCCGGTTCAACATGAAGAAGTCCGCGCTCGTCGTGCTCATGGCGCGGGTCATCCCCGGCGTCTCGCTGCTGGTGCCCTGGTACTACGTCTTCTCGAACCTGCAGATGGTCGGCGGGTTCACCGTGCTGGTCCTCAGCCACATGTTCGTGTCGCTGCCGCTGATCGTCTACATCATGATGGGCTACTTCGACGGCCTGCCGACCGAACTCGAGGAGGCGGCGCTCGTCGACGGGCTGACCCACATCGAGGCGTTCCGGCGGATCACCCTGCCGCTGTCGGTGCCCGGCATCGCCACCGCGGGCATCCTGTCCTTCATCTTCTCCTGGAACAACTTCATGTTCGCCCTCGTGCTCTCCGGCGCCGACACCAAGACGCTCCCGGTGGCGATCTTCGACTTCGTCGGCTACGCCAGCATCGACTGGGGCGGCCTGATGGCGGCGGCCACCGTGGTCACCCTGCCGATCATGCTGATCGCCCTGTTCGTACAGAAATACGTCGTCTCCGGCCTCACCGCCGGCGCCACGAAGGGCTGA
- a CDS encoding FadR/GntR family transcriptional regulator produces the protein MEESAPGAAVALVVPVEAGLHARVLDNLGTAICGGELRPGMVLNIDDLVDRYAVSRSVVREVLRVLASIGFIETRRRVGVMIRPNDAWNVFDPQVIRWRLASSGRIAQLRSITELRTAVEPHAALLAAARVGHDEASDLVGLAAKMWAAGKAGDEERFLELDIEFHRRILVASGNEMFVRLQDLVAEVLTGRHQHHLMPHQPHEQALQLHAEVAQAIQRRDGERARRAMVQLMEQAFREMSAIWEQTGEPGGH, from the coding sequence GTGGAAGAGTCCGCCCCAGGGGCGGCAGTCGCCCTCGTCGTCCCGGTCGAGGCTGGTCTGCACGCCCGGGTCCTCGACAACCTCGGCACGGCCATCTGCGGTGGCGAACTGCGACCCGGGATGGTCCTCAACATCGACGACCTGGTCGACCGGTACGCCGTGTCCCGATCGGTCGTCCGCGAGGTGCTGCGGGTGCTCGCCTCGATCGGGTTCATCGAGACCCGTCGCCGCGTCGGGGTCATGATCCGGCCGAACGACGCCTGGAACGTCTTCGACCCGCAGGTGATCCGCTGGCGGCTCGCCTCGTCCGGCCGCATCGCCCAGCTCCGCTCGATCACCGAGCTGCGTACCGCCGTCGAGCCGCACGCCGCCCTGCTCGCCGCCGCACGGGTCGGTCACGACGAGGCGAGCGACCTCGTCGGGCTCGCGGCCAAGATGTGGGCCGCCGGAAAGGCCGGGGACGAGGAGCGCTTCCTCGAACTGGACATCGAGTTCCACCGGCGGATCCTGGTGGCCTCCGGCAACGAGATGTTCGTCCGGCTACAGGATCTGGTCGCGGAGGTGCTGACCGGCCGCCACCAGCACCACCTCATGCCGCACCAGCCGCACGAGCAGGCCCTCCAGTTGCACGCGGAGGTGGCCCAGGCGATCCAGCGACGCGACGGCGAACGTGCCCGCCGGGCCATGGTGCAGCTCATGGAGCAGGCCTTCCGCGAGATGAGTGCGATCTGGGAACAGACCGGCGAGCCCGGCGGCCACTGA
- a CDS encoding response regulator has protein sequence MTAPGETAGTGSGRIRVLLVDDQPLVRAGLRVLITDAPDIEVVGEAGTGADAVRLARDVRPDVVLMDLRMPGMDGIRATAAITAQGGPSRVLVLTTFDDDDHVHAALRAGASGFLVKDMALDDILGAIRVVAAGDALLAPGVTRRLVAEFARRAAPAARPRPLDGVTGREREVLTLVGRGLSNSEIAAELVISVATAKAHVGRLLTKLGVRDRVHLVIAAYDAGLVTPAG, from the coding sequence GTGACCGCGCCGGGGGAGACCGCCGGGACCGGGTCCGGTCGGATCCGGGTGTTGCTCGTCGACGACCAGCCGCTGGTCCGCGCCGGACTGCGGGTGCTCATCACGGACGCGCCCGACATCGAGGTCGTCGGCGAGGCGGGCACGGGCGCGGACGCCGTCCGGTTGGCCCGTGACGTACGGCCCGACGTGGTGCTGATGGACCTGCGGATGCCCGGGATGGACGGCATCCGGGCCACCGCGGCGATCACCGCGCAGGGCGGTCCGAGCCGGGTCCTGGTCCTCACCACCTTTGACGACGATGACCACGTGCACGCCGCGTTGCGGGCCGGGGCGAGCGGCTTCCTGGTCAAGGACATGGCCCTCGACGACATCCTCGGCGCGATCCGGGTGGTGGCAGCGGGTGACGCCCTGCTCGCGCCGGGCGTCACCCGTCGGCTGGTCGCCGAGTTCGCCCGACGTGCCGCGCCGGCTGCCCGCCCCCGGCCCCTCGACGGGGTGACCGGGCGGGAACGGGAGGTGCTGACGCTGGTCGGTCGGGGCCTGTCCAACAGCGAGATCGCCGCCGAACTGGTGATCAGCGTGGCCACCGCGAAGGCGCACGTCGGACGCCTGCTCACCAAGCTCGGCGTCCGGGACCGCGTGCACCTGGTCATCGCCGCCTACGACGCCGGCCTGGTCACTCCCGCGGGCTGA
- the dgoD gene encoding galactonate dehydratase, with the protein MTKIARVETFLVAPRWLFVRVETESGIVGWGEATCEGRSETVRTAVEQLSELLVGRDALRIEDHWQVMTKGSFYRGGPILASAVAGLDQALWDIAGKRYGAPVHQLLGGPVRDRIRVYGWVGGDEPNEVRDQISAAIETGLTAVKMNASGRMSAVASVAELDGVVQRVAAAREVLGDERDVAVDFHGRFTLATARRVAPLLEPYRPFFLEEPVVPENSHLIGEFVRSTTTPVSTGERLYNRQEFLPVLQAGIAVAQPDLSHAGGITEVRKIAALAEVYDVQLAPHCPLGPIALAACLQVGFATPNYLIQEQSIGIHYNLGAEVLDYCLDKAPLTFVDGYVERLTGPGLGIEIDEHAVRTADKRGHAWRSPTWRHADGSYAEW; encoded by the coding sequence ATGACGAAGATCGCACGGGTGGAGACCTTCCTGGTCGCGCCGCGTTGGCTGTTCGTCCGGGTCGAGACGGAGTCCGGCATCGTCGGCTGGGGCGAGGCGACCTGCGAGGGACGGTCCGAGACCGTCCGCACCGCCGTCGAGCAGCTCAGCGAACTGCTGGTCGGCCGGGACGCGCTGCGCATCGAGGACCACTGGCAGGTCATGACCAAGGGCTCGTTCTACCGGGGCGGGCCGATCCTGGCCAGCGCCGTGGCCGGGCTCGACCAGGCGCTGTGGGACATCGCCGGCAAGCGGTACGGGGCACCGGTACACCAGTTGCTCGGCGGCCCGGTCCGGGACCGGATCCGGGTCTACGGCTGGGTCGGCGGCGACGAGCCGAACGAGGTCCGCGACCAGATCAGCGCCGCGATCGAGACGGGCCTGACCGCGGTGAAGATGAACGCGTCCGGTCGGATGAGCGCGGTCGCGTCGGTCGCCGAACTCGACGGGGTGGTCCAGCGGGTGGCCGCCGCCCGCGAGGTGCTCGGCGACGAGCGGGACGTCGCGGTCGACTTCCACGGCCGGTTCACCCTCGCCACCGCCCGCCGGGTCGCCCCGCTGCTCGAGCCGTACCGGCCGTTCTTCCTCGAGGAACCGGTGGTGCCGGAGAACTCGCACCTCATCGGCGAGTTCGTCCGGTCCACCACCACGCCGGTGTCGACGGGTGAACGGCTCTACAACCGGCAGGAGTTCCTACCCGTGCTCCAGGCCGGCATCGCGGTCGCCCAGCCGGACCTCTCGCACGCCGGTGGCATCACCGAGGTACGCAAGATCGCGGCGCTGGCCGAGGTGTACGACGTCCAGCTCGCCCCGCACTGTCCGCTCGGGCCGATCGCGCTCGCCGCCTGTCTCCAGGTCGGCTTCGCCACGCCCAACTACCTGATCCAGGAACAGAGCATCGGCATCCACTACAACCTCGGCGCCGAGGTGCTCGACTACTGCCTCGACAAGGCCCCGCTGACGTTCGTCGACGGGTACGTCGAGCGACTCACCGGGCCCGGCCTCGGCATCGAGATCGACGAACACGCCGTACGGACGGCCGACAAGCGCGGGCACGCCTGGCGTAGCCCCACGTGGCGGCACGCCGACGGCTCCTACGCGGAATGGTGA
- a CDS encoding carbohydrate ABC transporter permease, with protein sequence MSAVTTPVTRSPDSRPASPDTSAWSRWANEHRKWLFAAPAMAFVAVLIVFPVAWTGYLSLTDAEGSVRAESEFIGFQNYLDVLGDTDRFWPAVWRTAAFTGVVLFFEIVLGMAIALLLWRPFRGEKWVRVAILLPLVATPVAVGMMWRLIFDPNIGMANQVLGWFGIGPQPWLAGQGSALPTTMFIDIWQWTPMVVLILLAGLTSLSDEPQEAALIDGASTWQRFRHVTLPLVMPTVIVAILLRGIDALKTFDILYATKGRGGGSFHEVETLNVYAYGLSFDYNEYGVSSTVLIIFFLIIIGVMWALTYRKKGLDR encoded by the coding sequence ATGTCAGCCGTCACCACACCAGTCACCAGATCGCCCGATAGTCGTCCGGCCTCCCCGGATACGTCGGCCTGGTCGCGCTGGGCCAACGAGCACCGCAAGTGGCTCTTCGCGGCACCCGCGATGGCGTTCGTCGCCGTTCTGATCGTCTTCCCGGTGGCGTGGACCGGATACCTCAGCCTGACCGACGCCGAGGGTTCGGTACGCGCCGAGTCCGAGTTCATCGGCTTCCAGAACTACCTCGACGTCCTCGGCGACACCGACCGGTTCTGGCCAGCGGTGTGGCGTACGGCCGCCTTCACCGGGGTCGTGCTCTTCTTCGAGATCGTGCTCGGCATGGCGATCGCCCTGCTGTTGTGGCGACCGTTCCGTGGCGAGAAGTGGGTCCGGGTCGCGATCCTCCTGCCACTGGTGGCCACCCCGGTCGCGGTCGGCATGATGTGGCGGCTGATCTTCGATCCCAACATCGGCATGGCGAACCAGGTGCTCGGCTGGTTCGGGATCGGCCCCCAGCCCTGGCTGGCCGGTCAGGGCTCGGCCCTGCCGACGACGATGTTCATCGACATCTGGCAGTGGACCCCGATGGTGGTGCTGATCCTGCTCGCCGGCCTGACGTCGCTCTCCGACGAGCCACAGGAGGCGGCGCTCATCGACGGCGCCAGCACCTGGCAGCGGTTCCGGCACGTCACCCTGCCGCTGGTGATGCCCACCGTGATCGTGGCGATCCTGCTGCGCGGCATCGACGCGCTGAAGACCTTCGACATCCTCTACGCCACCAAGGGACGCGGAGGCGGCTCCTTCCACGAGGTGGAGACCCTCAACGTGTACGCCTACGGCCTGAGCTTCGACTACAACGAGTACGGCGTCTCATCGACAGTTCTCATCATCTTCTTCCTGATCATCATCGGGGTGATGTGGGCCCTGACCTACCGCAAGAAGGGGCTGGACCGATGA
- a CDS encoding bifunctional 4-hydroxy-2-oxoglutarate aldolase/2-dehydro-3-deoxy-phosphogluconate aldolase translates to MTLNLGAELAAARLLAVIRSADAASAIATGTALLEEGVRLVEVALTTPDAVRAIEALRAVAPAGALVGAGTVLTAADVAEVTAAGAQYVVTPAVVESIAEAARRGIPVAAGAFTPTEAYAAMRMGASAIKLFPVSVGGPAYLRAVRDPFPDIPFVAVGGVGLDDVPGYLRAGAIAVGVGGPLVGDTASGGDLAALRVRARTYLAAVRESAAA, encoded by the coding sequence ATGACCCTCAACCTCGGCGCGGAACTCGCTGCCGCCCGTCTTCTCGCGGTGATCCGTAGCGCCGACGCCGCCAGCGCGATCGCCACGGGCACCGCCCTGCTGGAGGAGGGCGTACGCCTCGTCGAGGTCGCCCTCACCACACCGGACGCGGTCCGGGCCATCGAGGCGCTGCGCGCGGTCGCCCCCGCCGGGGCCCTGGTCGGCGCGGGCACCGTGCTCACCGCCGCCGACGTCGCCGAGGTGACCGCCGCGGGAGCGCAGTACGTGGTGACGCCGGCCGTCGTCGAGTCGATCGCCGAGGCGGCGCGTCGGGGTATCCCGGTCGCCGCCGGGGCGTTCACCCCGACCGAGGCGTACGCCGCGATGCGGATGGGGGCGTCGGCGATCAAGCTGTTCCCGGTGTCGGTCGGTGGGCCGGCGTACCTCCGGGCGGTGCGCGACCCGTTCCCCGACATCCCGTTCGTCGCGGTCGGCGGCGTCGGCCTGGACGACGTGCCCGGCTACCTCCGGGCCGGCGCAATCGCGGTCGGCGTCGGCGGGCCGCTGGTCGGCGACACCGCCTCCGGCGGCGACCTGGCCGCCCTGCGGGTGCGGGCGCGCACCTACCTCGCCGCCGTCCGGGAGTCGGCCGCAGCATGA